A genomic segment from Lignipirellula cremea encodes:
- a CDS encoding alpha/beta hydrolase, with protein sequence MIQQCSAWAIAFALSVSCGVVLAEDYQLGPDSQLHESVPRGTVVAFNWTDSKIFPGTARDCWIYVPAQYDASKPACVMIFQDGAGYLNPTGHSRATIVMDNLIHQGAMPVTIGVFLNPGRFPADKPGARDRSNRSFEYDELGDRYARFLLEEILPYVGEKYNLTDKPEGRALCGISSGGICAWTVAWERPDQFRKVISYVGSFTNIRGGHDYHAQIRKTEKKPIRVYLQDGAGDLDNLHGNWPLANQQMAASLKFAGYDYQFVLGDGGHNGRHGGAILPEMMRWLWRDYPGVKQASLKEGESNE encoded by the coding sequence ATGATCCAACAATGTTCAGCGTGGGCGATTGCCTTCGCGTTAAGCGTTTCTTGCGGCGTTGTGCTGGCAGAAGATTATCAACTCGGCCCCGACTCCCAGTTGCACGAAAGCGTGCCGCGGGGAACGGTCGTTGCCTTTAACTGGACCGACAGCAAAATTTTTCCCGGTACGGCCCGCGACTGCTGGATTTATGTGCCGGCCCAGTACGATGCCAGCAAACCGGCCTGCGTGATGATCTTCCAGGACGGAGCCGGGTATCTTAATCCGACCGGCCATAGCCGGGCCACGATCGTGATGGATAACCTCATCCACCAGGGAGCCATGCCGGTCACGATTGGCGTGTTCCTTAATCCGGGCCGCTTTCCCGCCGACAAGCCAGGCGCCAGGGACCGCAGCAACCGCAGCTTTGAATACGACGAACTGGGCGACCGCTATGCCCGCTTCCTGCTGGAAGAAATCTTGCCCTACGTCGGCGAGAAATACAACCTGACCGACAAGCCGGAAGGCCGGGCTTTGTGCGGGATCAGCTCGGGCGGCATTTGCGCCTGGACGGTTGCCTGGGAACGACCGGATCAGTTCCGCAAGGTGATTAGCTACGTCGGTAGTTTTACAAATATCCGCGGCGGCCATGATTACCACGCGCAGATTCGCAAAACAGAGAAGAAGCCGATTCGCGTTTATCTGCAGGACGGCGCAGGCGACCTGGACAACCTGCACGGTAACTGGCCGCTGGCCAACCAGCAGATGGCGGCGTCGCTCAAATTTGCTGGCTATGACTACCAGTTTGTCCTTGGCGACGGAGGCCACAACGGTCGACACGGCGGCGCGATTCTGCCCGAGATGATGCGCTGGCTATGGCGCGATTACCCAGGCGTCAAACAGGCATCCCTAAAGGAAGGCGAGTCAAATGAGTAA
- the accD gene encoding acetyl-CoA carboxylase, carboxyltransferase subunit beta encodes MNTRHDQKQKKRGIPEGLWQRCPGCQSAIFRKEVEKRLWVCPDCDYHLYVSARQRIEQVLDEGTFEEWDGDLEPTDPLGFVFKNNKSYADKLIEAQAETGLSDAAITGCGMIRARRVAFGVTDSAFIMGSMGSVVGERLARLVERATEQQLPLIIVSGSGGGARMHEGILSLMQMAKVSAALARYDRAGGLFISVLTNPTMGGVAASFASLGDVVFAEPKALIGFAGPRTIKATIRIELPKGFQTSEFLLEHGFVDRIVPRSKLKSEIARTIDYCGK; translated from the coding sequence ATGAACACCCGTCACGACCAGAAGCAGAAGAAACGCGGTATTCCCGAAGGACTCTGGCAACGCTGTCCCGGTTGTCAGAGCGCCATTTTCCGTAAAGAGGTCGAGAAGCGACTGTGGGTCTGCCCCGACTGCGACTATCACTTGTATGTTTCCGCCCGGCAGCGGATTGAACAGGTGCTCGATGAAGGCACCTTCGAAGAATGGGACGGCGACCTGGAGCCTACGGATCCGCTGGGATTCGTTTTCAAAAACAACAAGTCGTACGCCGACAAACTGATTGAAGCCCAGGCCGAAACGGGCCTGTCCGACGCCGCCATCACCGGCTGCGGAATGATCCGCGCCCGCCGCGTCGCCTTTGGCGTAACCGACTCGGCATTTATCATGGGCAGCATGGGGTCGGTCGTGGGCGAACGCCTGGCCCGCCTGGTGGAGCGTGCGACCGAACAGCAGTTGCCGCTGATTATCGTGAGCGGATCCGGCGGCGGCGCACGCATGCACGAGGGCATTCTGTCTTTGATGCAGATGGCGAAAGTATCCGCCGCTTTGGCGCGGTATGATCGGGCTGGCGGGTTGTTCATTTCCGTGCTGACCAACCCTACCATGGGCGGCGTCGCCGCGAGCTTTGCATCGCTGGGCGACGTGGTGTTTGCAGAGCCCAAAGCGCTGATCGGTTTTGCGGGTCCGCGCACCATCAAGGCAACCATTCGGATTGAACTGCCCAAAGGTTTTCAAACCAGCGAATTTTTGTTAGAGCATGGATTTGTCGACCGCATTGTTCCGCGTTCTAAACTGAAATCAGAAATTGCGCGCACGATCGACTACTGCGGGAAGTAG
- a CDS encoding SMP-30/gluconolactonase/LRE family protein yields MSNLCRMLLSTGIIALASGIIPLRPVALIQAQDMPLSQVLIDGEDWEAVSTGHLFTDGLTADEDGNLYFTDVKQGTTINQLSPEGELSVYAKNAPSISGLQFGPDGRLYACQVGQWGRIVAFDKQGELHVVAEGVKPNDLVVTRQGDIYFTETGKQQVTRIAPGGKPEAVDTGVGKPNGIALSPDQGTLAVSDYGGKHVWAWRINADGSLAYKAPYMTLRTPGADAPSRGDGMITDAAGRYYTTSAVGLQMFDPTGRMGGVIRKPQDQPLVSVAFAGPKLSWLYVACGDTIFRRKTRTQGVLYFPPAAQK; encoded by the coding sequence ATGAGTAACCTCTGTCGTATGCTGCTGTCGACCGGCATTATCGCCCTTGCCTCGGGAATAATCCCATTGAGGCCTGTCGCGTTGATCCAGGCCCAGGATATGCCGCTGTCGCAAGTGCTGATCGACGGCGAAGACTGGGAGGCGGTCTCGACGGGGCATTTGTTTACCGACGGTCTGACTGCCGACGAAGACGGGAACCTGTACTTCACCGATGTGAAACAGGGAACCACCATTAACCAACTCTCGCCTGAGGGAGAGCTTTCGGTTTACGCCAAAAACGCGCCCAGTATCAGCGGGCTGCAGTTTGGTCCTGATGGTCGGTTGTATGCGTGCCAGGTGGGCCAGTGGGGGCGCATCGTCGCTTTTGACAAGCAGGGCGAGTTGCACGTGGTGGCCGAAGGCGTCAAGCCGAACGACCTGGTGGTAACTCGACAGGGCGACATCTACTTCACGGAAACGGGCAAGCAGCAGGTCACGCGGATCGCGCCAGGAGGAAAGCCGGAAGCGGTCGATACGGGAGTTGGCAAGCCAAACGGAATCGCCCTGTCGCCTGACCAGGGAACGCTGGCCGTCTCCGACTACGGCGGCAAGCATGTCTGGGCCTGGCGAATCAATGCCGACGGCAGCCTGGCTTATAAAGCGCCGTACATGACGCTCCGTACGCCGGGAGCCGACGCGCCGAGTCGCGGCGATGGCATGATCACTGATGCTGCCGGTCGCTACTATACGACCTCAGCCGTTGGTCTGCAGATGTTTGACCCCACGGGCCGCATGGGCGGAGTCATCCGCAAGCCCCAGGATCAACCGCTGGTCAGTGTGGCTTTTGCGGGGCCGAAGCTCTCCTGGCTGTACGTGGCTTGCGGAGATACGATCTTCCGTCGCAAAACCAGAACGCAGGGAGTGCTGTACTTTCCGCCAGCAGCTCAAAAATAG
- a CDS encoding ribose-phosphate diphosphokinase translates to MRDLKIFSGRANPSLSRNICEYLNLRSADIALSNFPDGEISCKILEDIRGRDVYLVQPTCPPVNDNIMELLVMIDSCKRASAARITAVMPYFGYARQDRKDEGRVPITAKLVANIITRAGADRVLTMDLHAAQIQGFFDVPVDHLYASKVLNNHFLEKGYTPDDLVIISPDEGSIKRAVGHMKRLGGKLAIVDKRRSSAYETKQENIIGGPVEGRIALMFDDMISTAGSICGAAERVHQAGAREIHVAATHGLLCGKACERIAKAPITSVVITDSVPLRKEQMLPNIKILSVAELLGEAIRRIHFDQSISAIFDEADR, encoded by the coding sequence ATGCGAGACCTCAAAATCTTCAGCGGACGCGCCAATCCCAGTTTGTCGCGTAACATTTGCGAGTATCTGAATCTGCGTTCGGCCGACATTGCGCTCAGCAATTTTCCCGACGGCGAAATCTCTTGCAAGATTCTGGAAGATATCCGCGGCCGCGACGTTTACCTGGTGCAGCCAACCTGTCCGCCGGTCAACGACAACATCATGGAACTGTTGGTGATGATCGACAGTTGCAAGCGGGCCAGCGCCGCGCGCATTACGGCCGTCATGCCGTACTTTGGCTATGCCCGACAGGACCGGAAAGATGAAGGCCGCGTGCCTATCACGGCCAAGCTGGTCGCCAATATCATCACCCGTGCCGGGGCCGACCGCGTGTTGACGATGGACCTGCACGCCGCGCAGATCCAGGGCTTTTTCGACGTGCCCGTCGATCACCTCTACGCTTCCAAGGTGCTCAACAACCACTTCCTGGAAAAAGGCTACACGCCCGACGACTTGGTCATTATCAGCCCCGACGAAGGCAGTATCAAACGGGCCGTCGGCCACATGAAACGCCTGGGCGGCAAACTGGCGATCGTCGACAAACGCCGCTCCAGCGCCTATGAAACCAAACAGGAGAACATCATTGGCGGACCGGTCGAAGGCCGCATCGCCCTGATGTTCGACGACATGATCAGCACCGCTGGCTCCATCTGCGGCGCCGCCGAACGCGTGCATCAGGCCGGCGCTCGCGAGATCCACGTGGCCGCCACGCACGGGCTGCTGTGCGGCAAAGCCTGTGAACGAATCGCCAAGGCGCCCATCACCAGCGTGGTGATCACCGACAGCGTGCCGCTGCGGAAAGAGCAGATGTTGCCGAACATCAAAATCCTGTCGGTCGCCGAACTGCTGGGCGAAGCCATTCGCCGCATCCACTTCGACCAGTCGATCAGCGCCATCTTCGACGAAGCCGACCGCTAA
- a CDS encoding DUF1592 domain-containing protein, with protein sequence MRRHPAELLACLSRSGWSPFTGERALARCLAGSCVGLFCLVVLCLTPVSWAGAAEADSPGFYQQQVQPFLQQHCVACHGAQKQQGELRVDQLSADFRDAETESHWSEMLRRLEADEMPPPGRMRPSAQQREPVVRWISSQLQQTNDLRRRTEGRTVYRRLNRIEYENTLHDLLGIEAPLAMLLPEDDQMHGFDNVADALGFSPVLMEKYLEAARTAIDAAIAERPRPVPTTRRFTFGDRYREGQPLVSYYALTDDALVFRNVKPGLGAQYAFHAPSAGRYRFTLSVYAWQSKAPLPFSFYTGQKDNWRIAGYYNAMPGKAHLIQLEADVEHQDIFNFSPYTFGGARHHIPNGVGYDNNPEAGIAVQWVDVEGPLAEVWPPVSRTRLFGSVDPATGTLADAEAILGRLAPKAFRRPVADAELEPFVNLMRDQLEQGNTFEQALRVGLTGLFCSSDFLFRKEKPGPLDDYALATRLSYFLWSSLPDDELYALAAQGKLSSTQALHQQVERMLADPKAERFTENFVGQWLDLRQIAATTPDSQVYPEFDELLQISMVKETERFFEEMLQHDLTVMNVIDSDFAMLNERLALHYGIPDVHGLEIRKVRLPADSPRGGILTQASILKVTANGSTTSPVTRGVWVMQKLLGQTIPPPPKEVPAIVPDTRGAVTIREQLEKHRADASCAACHARIDPPGFALESFDVTGAFREIYRIPGKNGYRHQPGPPVDPAYVYNDQPFQNVTELKRLFLQDELAIARGVAEKLLVSATGSAVQPGERAAVDALVESTRSGHYGLRSLLHAVVRSPSFRSK encoded by the coding sequence ATGCGACGACATCCCGCGGAACTTCTCGCCTGCTTGTCGCGATCAGGCTGGTCGCCGTTTACCGGCGAGCGAGCGCTCGCTCGCTGCCTTGCCGGCAGCTGCGTGGGGTTGTTCTGTCTGGTCGTCTTATGTCTGACGCCTGTTTCCTGGGCGGGAGCCGCCGAAGCGGATTCGCCCGGCTTCTATCAGCAACAGGTGCAGCCTTTCCTGCAGCAGCACTGCGTCGCTTGCCATGGCGCGCAGAAACAGCAGGGCGAGCTGCGCGTGGATCAGCTGTCGGCCGATTTTCGCGATGCGGAAACGGAATCGCACTGGTCCGAGATGCTGCGACGACTGGAAGCAGATGAAATGCCGCCGCCGGGACGGATGCGTCCGTCGGCCCAGCAAAGGGAGCCGGTCGTCCGCTGGATTTCCTCGCAACTGCAGCAGACGAACGATCTCCGGCGACGCACCGAGGGACGCACCGTTTACCGCCGTCTGAACCGGATCGAGTATGAAAATACGCTGCACGATCTGCTCGGCATCGAGGCGCCGCTGGCCATGCTGTTGCCGGAAGATGACCAGATGCACGGTTTCGACAACGTGGCCGACGCCCTGGGCTTCTCGCCCGTGTTGATGGAAAAGTACCTGGAGGCGGCGCGGACCGCGATCGACGCAGCGATTGCCGAACGTCCCCGCCCCGTTCCGACTACCAGGCGATTCACCTTTGGCGACAGGTATCGCGAGGGCCAGCCACTGGTGAGTTATTACGCGCTGACCGACGACGCCCTGGTTTTTCGCAACGTCAAACCGGGGCTCGGCGCGCAGTACGCGTTCCATGCTCCGTCGGCGGGCCGCTATCGGTTTACTTTGTCCGTGTATGCCTGGCAGTCAAAGGCGCCGTTGCCGTTCAGTTTCTACACGGGACAAAAAGACAACTGGCGGATCGCGGGCTACTACAACGCCATGCCTGGCAAGGCGCACCTGATCCAGTTGGAAGCTGATGTGGAACATCAGGACATTTTCAATTTCAGTCCCTATACGTTCGGCGGCGCCCGGCATCATATCCCCAACGGCGTCGGCTATGACAATAACCCCGAAGCGGGCATTGCCGTACAGTGGGTTGATGTCGAAGGACCGCTGGCCGAAGTCTGGCCGCCCGTCAGCCGGACGCGATTGTTCGGCTCGGTCGATCCCGCGACAGGGACGCTGGCCGACGCGGAGGCCATCCTGGGACGTTTGGCGCCAAAGGCATTCCGCCGTCCGGTCGCCGATGCGGAACTGGAACCGTTTGTGAACCTGATGCGGGACCAGCTGGAACAAGGGAACACCTTTGAGCAGGCGTTGCGCGTTGGGCTGACGGGTTTGTTCTGCTCCTCGGATTTTCTTTTTCGCAAGGAGAAGCCAGGACCGCTTGACGATTACGCCCTGGCCACGCGGCTCAGCTACTTTCTGTGGAGTTCCCTGCCCGACGACGAGCTGTACGCGCTGGCCGCCCAGGGGAAGCTCAGCAGCACGCAGGCCTTGCACCAGCAGGTCGAACGGATGCTGGCTGATCCCAAGGCGGAACGCTTTACCGAAAACTTTGTCGGCCAATGGCTGGACCTGCGTCAAATAGCGGCGACCACGCCCGACAGCCAGGTGTACCCCGAGTTTGACGAACTCCTGCAGATTTCGATGGTGAAGGAGACGGAACGTTTTTTTGAAGAAATGCTGCAACACGATCTGACGGTGATGAACGTTATCGATTCCGATTTTGCCATGCTGAATGAGCGGCTGGCCCTGCATTACGGCATCCCCGATGTGCATGGGCTAGAGATTCGCAAAGTGCGGCTGCCGGCCGACAGCCCTCGCGGGGGCATCCTCACGCAGGCCAGCATTCTGAAGGTTACCGCAAACGGCAGCACCACCTCGCCCGTGACGCGCGGGGTCTGGGTGATGCAGAAGCTCCTGGGGCAAACGATCCCGCCGCCGCCGAAAGAAGTTCCCGCCATTGTGCCCGACACCCGCGGCGCCGTGACGATTCGCGAACAGTTGGAGAAGCATCGGGCCGACGCCAGCTGCGCCGCGTGCCATGCCCGGATCGACCCGCCCGGCTTTGCGCTGGAGAGCTTCGATGTGACGGGCGCCTTTCGCGAAATTTACCGCATTCCCGGCAAGAATGGTTACCGTCACCAGCCAGGGCCGCCCGTCGATCCGGCGTACGTTTACAACGACCAGCCGTTCCAGAATGTCACGGAGCTGAAGCGTTTGTTCCTGCAGGACGAACTCGCCATCGCCCGCGGGGTCGCCGAAAAACTGCTCGTCAGCGCCACCGGCTCCGCCGTGCAGCCGGGGGAACGGGCCGCTGTGGATGCGCTGGTCGAGTCGACCCGTTCCGGACATTATGGATTGCGGAGCCTGCTGCACGCGGTTGTTAGGAGTCCTTCGTTTCGCAGCAAGTGA
- a CDS encoding histidine phosphatase family protein: MLRIVLVHPGATDFDEQRRIKGTLDLPLSDTGTLQVAQTTRELSELAVDCIYAAPCKSAMKTAEALAEQHRLPVRQSDKLLNLNHGLWQGKRIDEVKMNQPRVYKQCQEHPETVCPPQGETLESATLRVRRFLDKLQRKHKKGVVAVVLPEPLLSLMRSCLNDREMGDLWKAECDNGGWEVIDVLPQKSMFSWR; this comes from the coding sequence ATGCTTCGAATAGTGCTGGTGCACCCGGGCGCAACCGATTTCGACGAACAACGTCGAATCAAGGGGACGCTTGACCTTCCTCTCAGTGATACAGGGACTCTGCAGGTCGCCCAAACGACTCGAGAGCTTAGCGAACTCGCAGTGGATTGCATTTATGCGGCCCCCTGCAAGTCTGCCATGAAAACAGCAGAAGCGCTGGCGGAGCAGCACCGACTGCCAGTACGGCAGAGCGACAAGCTGCTGAATCTCAATCATGGACTCTGGCAGGGGAAACGAATCGACGAGGTGAAAATGAATCAGCCTCGCGTCTACAAGCAGTGCCAGGAGCATCCGGAAACGGTCTGCCCCCCCCAGGGGGAGACTTTGGAGTCGGCAACTCTGCGCGTCCGGCGGTTTCTTGACAAGCTGCAGCGGAAGCACAAAAAAGGGGTTGTCGCCGTCGTGCTGCCGGAGCCTTTATTAAGTCTCATGCGAAGCTGCTTGAACGATCGGGAGATGGGGGATCTCTGGAAGGCGGAATGCGATAATGGGGGCTGGGAAGTCATCGACGTCCTGCCGCAAAAGTCGATGTTCAGCTGGCGATAG
- a CDS encoding S1C family serine protease, translated as MTKPSDKIRISPEEVAPLPLQIKSEEVARVQPSPPLRAGVSQGAAPPPDDDLADSPPWYWWTLVTLTPFFNAWIWWRMAPAERSRRHIYRGVAILLAYLSLVGVVLLGMWGFQPRRNWVEQAAYNADHSVVQIQTGYVMGAGFVIASQEGRHLILTNRHVVSDGDTCQVRLRSGRQLQGRVAGRPRDAEIDLALVLVQSRELAPLARIGSFDTVAVGEEVVAIGHPLGLEYTLTTGIISAKRGGMELQTSAAISRGNSGGPLLSKRGYVVGVNTRTVDPSDAQSLGFAVRADLVRQTALWKFDADITDLLQRIR; from the coding sequence ATGACCAAACCGAGCGACAAGATCCGGATTTCGCCCGAGGAGGTCGCTCCCCTTCCGCTGCAGATCAAATCCGAAGAAGTCGCCCGCGTGCAACCGTCCCCGCCTTTACGGGCCGGCGTTTCCCAGGGCGCAGCGCCGCCGCCAGACGACGACCTGGCGGATTCACCACCATGGTACTGGTGGACTCTGGTGACGCTCACGCCGTTTTTCAACGCCTGGATCTGGTGGCGAATGGCGCCCGCCGAGCGAAGCCGCCGGCATATCTATCGCGGGGTGGCGATTCTGCTGGCTTATCTGTCACTGGTGGGCGTTGTGCTGCTCGGCATGTGGGGCTTTCAACCGCGACGCAACTGGGTGGAGCAGGCCGCCTATAACGCCGATCATAGCGTGGTGCAGATCCAAACCGGCTATGTGATGGGAGCCGGCTTTGTGATCGCCAGCCAGGAAGGCCGGCATTTGATTTTGACAAATCGCCATGTGGTCAGCGACGGCGACACCTGCCAGGTGCGACTGCGTTCCGGGCGGCAACTGCAGGGACGCGTGGCGGGCCGCCCCCGCGATGCAGAGATTGATCTGGCCCTGGTGCTGGTTCAGTCCCGCGAGCTGGCTCCGCTTGCGCGTATCGGCTCGTTCGACACGGTCGCTGTGGGGGAAGAAGTGGTTGCCATCGGGCACCCGTTAGGGCTGGAATACACGCTGACGACCGGCATCATCTCCGCCAAGCGCGGCGGGATGGAACTGCAGACCAGCGCCGCCATCAGTCGAGGCAACAGCGGCGGCCCGCTGCTGTCCAAGCGAGGCTACGTGGTGGGAGTCAACACGCGAACGGTCGATCCGAGCGACGCCCAGTCGCTCGGCTTCGCCGTACGGGCCGATCTGGTCCGGCAGACTGCCCTGTGGAAGTTCGACGCTGACATCACTGACCTGCTGCAGCGGATTCGTTAG
- a CDS encoding sugar phosphate nucleotidyltransferase, with amino-acid sequence MSERLAIVLAAGKGSRMNSDLPKVLHPVRGRPMIEYVLQSLEEGGVDGCVVVIGYGGDLVREALADYTSVEFAEQNVQHGTGHAVMMCREQLVAHDGPVVIVTGDSPLLRPASLRKLLEKFEIEKPACLLGTLHKEDPTGLGRIVRDENQAFVGIVEHKDATPEQLAVTEVNMSTYVFNSQDLILALDQLSNDNNQGEYYLTDCPGILRRMGRPVDALPVLEPCEALSINTLDDLARVEAEMQKLNEQA; translated from the coding sequence ATGAGCGAGCGATTGGCAATTGTTCTGGCGGCCGGAAAAGGCTCGCGAATGAACTCGGATTTGCCTAAAGTGCTGCACCCGGTACGGGGTCGGCCAATGATTGAATACGTACTGCAGTCGCTGGAAGAAGGTGGCGTGGACGGCTGTGTCGTGGTGATTGGCTACGGCGGCGACCTGGTTCGCGAAGCACTTGCCGATTATACCAGCGTGGAGTTTGCCGAACAGAACGTCCAGCACGGCACTGGGCATGCCGTCATGATGTGCCGGGAACAACTGGTCGCCCACGACGGGCCGGTAGTGATCGTCACCGGCGATTCCCCTTTGCTGCGTCCCGCTTCGCTGCGTAAACTGCTGGAAAAGTTTGAAATCGAAAAGCCGGCCTGCCTGCTCGGCACGCTGCATAAAGAAGACCCCACCGGACTCGGTCGGATTGTGCGGGACGAGAACCAGGCCTTTGTCGGTATTGTTGAACACAAAGACGCTACCCCTGAACAGCTGGCCGTAACCGAAGTCAACATGAGCACCTATGTGTTCAACTCGCAGGACCTGATTCTCGCCCTCGACCAGCTGTCGAACGACAACAATCAGGGCGAATATTACTTGACCGATTGCCCTGGCATTCTGCGTCGTATGGGCCGTCCGGTCGACGCCCTGCCGGTGCTGGAGCCGTGTGAAGCCCTCAGCATCAACACGCTCGACGATCTGGCGCGGGTCGAAGCAGAAATGCAAAAACTGAACGAACAGGCTTAA
- a CDS encoding DUF1552 domain-containing protein has product MSRPQHRRSAFSGRRSLLSRRTLLKSAGVALALPALEAMRPLARAGEASPKPRRMLAVMTPLGLYPANFLPEQSGRDYTPSPYLAVLKDFQQQMTICSGLSHPDCDGGHASEACFLTSAPQPTSPTFRNTISLDQYMAERVGHHTRFPYLNLTTVQPRTARLSWTRNGVRNPAEVQPSRVFAKLFLAGSPQEKLAQERELQEGKSILDAVRIQAKQIERTLPPGDRRKMDEYFSSVRALEQRLAMNQEWARKPKPQVDVPPPKDIADATDIIGRLHMLYDLVHLAFQTDSTRLVTLQVSYITAPLKLAGVTGDWHSLSHHNQRPDTVAQLTLFEMAMFKALRDLLGKLQATDEAGESLLDRTMVLFGSNLNDGATHSTRNLPIVLAGGGFRHGQHLAGNREQNQPLSNLFVSMMQRFGLEESSFGSSTGTLTGLELA; this is encoded by the coding sequence ATGTCTCGCCCGCAGCATCGTCGCTCTGCTTTCTCAGGTCGCCGTTCTTTGCTGAGTCGTCGCACCTTGCTGAAGAGCGCCGGCGTGGCGCTGGCCTTGCCTGCGCTGGAAGCGATGCGTCCTTTGGCCCGTGCGGGGGAAGCGTCGCCCAAACCGCGGCGGATGCTGGCGGTGATGACGCCGCTGGGACTGTACCCGGCGAACTTTTTGCCTGAGCAGTCGGGCCGCGACTACACGCCCAGTCCGTACCTGGCGGTGCTGAAAGATTTTCAGCAGCAGATGACGATCTGCTCCGGCCTGTCACACCCGGATTGTGACGGCGGGCATGCCAGTGAAGCCTGTTTTTTGACTTCGGCCCCGCAGCCGACTTCCCCGACTTTTCGGAACACGATTTCGCTGGACCAGTATATGGCCGAGCGGGTGGGACACCACACGCGGTTTCCCTATCTGAATTTAACGACCGTCCAGCCGCGCACCGCGCGGCTTTCCTGGACAAGGAACGGCGTGCGCAATCCGGCCGAGGTCCAGCCATCGAGGGTGTTCGCGAAACTGTTCCTGGCGGGCTCTCCCCAGGAAAAGCTGGCCCAGGAACGCGAGCTGCAGGAAGGGAAGAGCATCCTGGACGCCGTACGCATCCAGGCCAAACAGATAGAGCGAACTTTGCCGCCCGGCGATCGTCGCAAGATGGACGAATACTTCTCTTCGGTCCGGGCGCTCGAGCAGCGACTCGCCATGAATCAGGAGTGGGCCCGCAAGCCCAAGCCGCAAGTCGACGTCCCGCCGCCCAAAGATATTGCCGACGCGACGGATATCATCGGCCGTTTGCACATGCTTTACGATCTGGTCCATCTGGCGTTCCAGACCGACTCCACTCGCCTGGTTACGCTGCAGGTTTCGTACATTACGGCCCCACTGAAGCTGGCCGGCGTAACGGGCGACTGGCACAGTTTGTCGCACCATAACCAGCGACCCGATACGGTGGCGCAGCTGACTCTGTTTGAGATGGCAATGTTCAAGGCCCTGCGCGATTTACTGGGGAAGCTCCAGGCGACCGACGAAGCAGGCGAATCCCTGCTCGACCGCACCATGGTGCTGTTCGGCAGCAACCTGAACGACGGCGCCACCCACAGCACCAGGAACCTGCCCATTGTGCTCGCGGGCGGCGGTTTCCGGCATGGGCAGCATCTGGCCGGCAACCGAGAGCAGAACCAGCCGCTGTCGAACCTGTTTGTCTCGATGATGCAGCGATTCGGGCTGGAGGAGTCCTCGTTCGGTTCCAGCACCGGTACGCTGACCGGTCTAGAGCTGGCTTGA
- a CDS encoding serine/threonine protein kinase, protein MSFLEKLKTLFKSDKVDISARFEFSREAISGTMSKFRKVFDIENSRTVGLKVLDSEKTEHFEARFKGLNKPSEGAIAMLLKHPQVVETYEHGVATSGVRYIVMEYIEGSGLNQMIQNRDSGLNGKRVSLMRQMALGVGAVHKAGFIHRDVCPRNFIVSADYNTAKLIDFGLTVPNEPPYRQPGNRTGTPLYMSPEIVRRRATDHRVDIFALGVTLYRLFVNEHPWSDGDATGKAALSFDTQAPTSILERRPRLNPAIASIIMQCLQPDPNKRPETAERVAQAISGIDKEDQ, encoded by the coding sequence ATGAGTTTTCTGGAGAAGCTGAAGACGCTGTTCAAAAGCGACAAGGTCGATATCTCGGCCCGTTTTGAATTCTCTCGCGAAGCGATCTCCGGCACCATGTCGAAGTTTCGCAAGGTTTTCGATATCGAAAACTCGCGTACGGTCGGTCTGAAGGTGCTGGACTCCGAAAAGACCGAGCATTTTGAAGCTCGCTTCAAGGGGTTGAACAAGCCTTCGGAAGGGGCCATCGCCATGCTGCTGAAGCATCCCCAGGTGGTCGAAACGTACGAGCACGGGGTGGCGACTTCCGGCGTCCGCTACATCGTGATGGAATACATCGAAGGTTCGGGCCTGAATCAGATGATTCAAAATCGCGACTCCGGCCTGAACGGAAAACGCGTGTCATTGATGCGGCAGATGGCTCTTGGCGTTGGCGCCGTACACAAGGCAGGCTTCATCCATCGCGATGTTTGCCCTCGCAATTTTATCGTGTCGGCCGATTACAACACAGCCAAGCTGATCGACTTTGGCTTGACCGTGCCGAACGAGCCGCCTTATCGCCAGCCTGGCAATCGCACCGGCACGCCGCTTTATATGTCGCCGGAGATTGTCCGTCGCCGTGCGACCGACCATCGCGTGGATATCTTCGCCCTGGGCGTAACGCTTTATCGCCTGTTTGTGAACGAGCACCCCTGGTCCGATGGCGACGCCACCGGCAAGGCCGCCCTGTCGTTCGACACCCAGGCGCCGACCAGCATTCTGGAGCGGCGTCCTCGGCTCAACCCAGCCATCGCCAGCATCATCATGCAATGCCTGCAGCCTGATCCCAACAAACGGCCCGAGACGGCCGAACGCGTCGCCCAGGCGATCAGCGGTATCGACAAAGAAGACCAATAG